TTATTATTAGAAATTAGGGATGCAAAAAATATTCTGCATCCCATTTATAATTTACTCAACAGTAACTAGTACTTCTTCACTTTGCCATAATCCGTGTTTAGTACAGAAAGCCTGAGCTCTTAACTTCATATTTTTTTGTGGTACAATATAAAAGTCAACTTCTAGGTTATTATCTTCGTTACCAAGAGCTCCTTCAATAAAGTTTGCTTCGGCAAGCATTTTTTCACCATTCCATAATTGAACCCATGCTATATAATGATCAGGATCATCAGGATGTGGATATTCTTCTCCAACTTTTACTTTTACCTTATGTTTTTTCCCTTTTGCAGCATTTTTATCGCAATGAATAAAAGCCGAATGTCTGTCGATATAATCTTTTTTTGCTTCTCTATCTATTTGAGAAATGTCTTCGTATTTATTAATTTTCATGATATTTGATTTTAATTAGATATACAATTTACAAATTATATTTGTTTTTTTTAATGATTACTTAAATAATCTGCTACTCCATCTTGAGTTGCTTTCATTGCATCGTCTCCTTCTTTCCAGTTGGCAGGACAAACTTCTCCATATTCTTCGAAGTGTTGCAATGAATCAACCATTCTCAAAGCTTCGTCGATACTTCTTCCTAATGGAAGATCGTTAATTACCGAATGGCGAATAACTCCTTTTTTATCAATTAAAAATAATCCACGATAAGCAACGGGTGCCCCATTGAATTTTATTGTTCCATCGTCGTTATAGTCATATTCACCAGCTAAAACTCCGAAATTTTCGGCAATAGTTTTCGACAAATCGGATACTATAGGATATTTAACTCCTTTAATGCCTCCTTTGTTTAAATCGGTTTGTAACCATGCCAAGTGCGAAAACTCAGAATCTGTTGAGCAGCCGACTACAGCAACATTTCGTTTTTCAAATTCAGCAATTTTTCTTTGAAATGCTAACAATTCTGTTGGGCAGACAAAAGTAAAATCAAGTGGATAAAAAAAGAATATTACATCTTTTTTCCCTTTATATTGCTCTAAAGAAAAGTCTTTAACTATTTCGCTTCCATTAATTACTGCGTTCGCCTTAAATTCCGGCGCTTTTTTACCTATTACTTAAATATCTAAATTGAAATTTCATTTATAAAATCAGATGTTTTGGAAGCCAAGAATTGTTTTATTTGACTTCTTTAAACAATTTTAAATTACATTTTTGTCAATTTTAGCTTTAATTCATATCAAAAACTGTGTTATGTATTGTATTTCAGTTACTTATCATGCAAAATGGCATAATCCTCCCTATTGTTTTAATTATTCAACTAAATATCAGACGTTTACATTTATGCTGCATCCAAAAACTCATATAATTCAATCCAGTTGCTTTTGCAATAATAATTTTCATATATCTTAACTTCGTTAGTGTGCCCACCACTTACAACTTTACCGGGTACAACTATAAACCACTCTCTAAAAGTCTGATGCTCTTGTCTTTTTATCTTTTTATGTCTGCTCCTCATCATTACTGATATGTTATAAGCAAAGCAATTTAGTTGCCATAAAATATCATTGGACCAAAAATCATCAGTCAATGTTTTGCCAGCAAGTAGTTGACCTTTAACCTGTTCTATCCATGTTTCACTTGTAGAACGTTCCTTGTATAAATCATGTAATTCAACTGCATCTTTTTTTGAATAACTACTTACATAACAGGCATATTGATATACCGGTATAATTTGTTTTTCGCCCATAAAATCTCTTTGGACATATTCTTTTACAGTACGGATGGCTTTTAAGTTTCTAACTTTACCATTCCATGATTTGGTTGTGTAATCAAATTCACATATTGCGGTATCTTTTTTCCCGGGCACTGCTGTCCATGTTTGTTTTTCAAGCAGGTTTGTTAAATTTTTGAGTTTTACTTTTATTAAATAATCCCATCTAAAATCTTCCAATGTATCTAATAGAGCACCACCAAAATATCCACTGTCAGCTCTAAAAAATACATTTTCTATTGTTTGGGGCAAGGACGCTTGTGTTTCTTTCAAAAATTCAGACATTCCGTTTGACGTATAAGCATCCCCGCTTCTAAACCATGTGTTGTATAGTACTTTTGTATTACTCTCAAACAATAATTGTGGATGATAACTTTTTGCTCCTTTCTTTTTGGGATTAAAACCTTTTTTAGCTCCCTCTTGATTACCACAAGTCATGCTTACTGTTGAATCCCCATCAAATATTATATGTGGTAATCCAATGTTTTTTATGAATATAGAGTTTTTCCTTAATAGTTCCTCTTCTAATTTCCTTGCACCCGATTGCCCCATTTTTTTTAAAGTGTCCGAGATAATATTCTCGTTCAAAGCCTTTTGAAGCCCCAGATTAACTTGAATTAAAGGATCTTGTGTAAAGTTAGCTATCTTCTTAATTCTGTTTATGCCTGATATAGAAGCGAAAGTTATAGCCATAATTACTTGAAACTTTGTGAACTTTGTTGCATTCTCTTTCTTTGTCGGGAATAATTTAGAAATTGTTTTTATAGTTTTATCTCTTTTTAAAAATTTTGCTACTGCATTGATACCAGAATACATTGTGATATTACCACCTGTAAATGAGTATTTTATGTGTTTTATTTTGCTGTTAATAAATTTAGTTGTACTTTTCATGTACTAAGTGATGTTTAAATGTGTTATTTTTGTTGTTTAACACGCTAAAAATAAACATTTTACATCACTTTTACAAATTTTTATTTTACATTTTTAAGTATTAATTAACTGCGAAATTATAATAAAGTTTGATACTAAAAACTAATATATAACATAA
This region of Patescibacteria group bacterium genomic DNA includes:
- a CDS encoding desulfoferrodoxin family protein; the protein is MMKINKYEDISQIDREAKKDYIDRHSAFIHCDKNAAKGKKHKVKVKVGEEYPHPDDPDHYIAWVQLWNGEKMLAEANFIEGALGNEDNNLEVDFYIVPQKNMKLRAQAFCTKHGLWQSEEVLVTVE
- a CDS encoding peroxiredoxin, with the protein product MGKKAPEFKANAVINGSEIVKDFSLEQYKGKKDVIFFFYPLDFTFVCPTELLAFQRKIAEFEKRNVAVVGCSTDSEFSHLAWLQTDLNKGGIKGVKYPIVSDLSKTIAENFGVLAGEYDYNDDGTIKFNGAPVAYRGLFLIDKKGVIRHSVINDLPLGRSIDEALRMVDSLQHFEEYGEVCPANWKEGDDAMKATQDGVADYLSNH
- a CDS encoding IS1380 family transposase, which codes for MKSTTKFINSKIKHIKYSFTGGNITMYSGINAVAKFLKRDKTIKTISKLFPTKKENATKFTKFQVIMAITFASISGINRIKKIANFTQDPLIQVNLGLQKALNENIISDTLKKMGQSGARKLEEELLRKNSIFIKNIGLPHIIFDGDSTVSMTCGNQEGAKKGFNPKKKGAKSYHPQLLFESNTKVLYNTWFRSGDAYTSNGMSEFLKETQASLPQTIENVFFRADSGYFGGALLDTLEDFRWDYLIKVKLKNLTNLLEKQTWTAVPGKKDTAICEFDYTTKSWNGKVRNLKAIRTVKEYVQRDFMGEKQIIPVYQYACYVSSYSKKDAVELHDLYKERSTSETWIEQVKGQLLAGKTLTDDFWSNDILWQLNCFAYNISVMMRSRHKKIKRQEHQTFREWFIVVPGKVVSGGHTNEVKIYENYYCKSNWIELYEFLDAA